The Sphingobium sp. BYY-5 genome contains a region encoding:
- a CDS encoding TspO/MBR family protein: MNEIASQGQLRLAYLRWALVTVPAILFLGFLSGRLANSGYGNRWFAALEKPALMPPGWAFDAAWTICYGLMALAFAVILHARGAKGRVPAIILFLVQLLLNLAWSLIFFRAHQVDSALALILILFVAVAATTALFWRIRRLAGVLMLPCLCWLAFACLLTYEIGRLNPDAATLVAPALKTQI; this comes from the coding sequence ATGAACGAGATTGCGTCCCAGGGTCAATTGCGCCTTGCCTATCTGCGGTGGGCGCTGGTCACGGTGCCTGCCATCCTCTTTTTGGGATTTCTGTCCGGCAGGCTTGCCAATAGCGGTTATGGCAATCGCTGGTTCGCTGCGCTGGAAAAACCGGCGCTGATGCCGCCAGGCTGGGCGTTCGATGCCGCCTGGACGATTTGCTACGGGCTGATGGCGCTGGCCTTCGCCGTCATACTTCATGCGCGCGGTGCGAAGGGACGGGTGCCTGCCATCATCCTGTTCCTGGTGCAATTGCTGCTCAACCTGGCCTGGTCGCTGATCTTTTTCCGCGCGCATCAGGTGGATAGCGCGCTGGCGCTGATCCTGATCCTGTTCGTCGCGGTGGCGGCGACGACGGCGCTTTTCTGGCGTATCCGGCGGCTCGCGGGCGTGCTGATGCTGCCCTGTCTCTGCTGGCTGGCGTTCGCTTGCCTTCTCACCTATGAGATCGGCCGCCTGAACCCGGACGCGGCAACCCTTGTCGCTCCGGCACTCAAGACCCAGATATGA
- a CDS encoding accessory factor UbiK family protein, protein MQSENRFFDDLAKLVNGAAGTVAGMTREFESNARERAREWVGGMDFVSREEFDAVKAVAAAAREEVELLKARLDALEGKAPQPVTKSVKTAKPKASDAN, encoded by the coding sequence ATGCAGAGCGAGAACCGCTTTTTCGACGATCTGGCCAAGCTGGTGAACGGCGCCGCCGGGACGGTGGCGGGCATGACGCGCGAATTTGAATCCAATGCGCGCGAACGGGCCAGGGAATGGGTCGGCGGCATGGATTTCGTGTCGCGTGAGGAATTTGACGCGGTGAAGGCCGTTGCCGCTGCCGCGCGCGAGGAAGTGGAACTGCTGAAAGCCCGCCTCGATGCGCTGGAAGGCAAGGCGCCGCAGCCTGTGACCAAGAGCGTCAAGACCGCCAAGCCCAAGGCAAGTGACGCGAACTGA
- a CDS encoding YbjN domain-containing protein: protein MMDSDEFEHGGQEAAPIDMLAAYFEAHGWSFEQVGEDEIVANTQGSWAQYELRGIWRDEDQVLQLLAMPDIRVSEDKRGTVYETLGLINEQLWIGHFELWSSSGIVLFRHGALLGAGGTLTLDQAQLLVETAIDECERFYPVFQFVLWGGKSPSEAISASLIETRGEA from the coding sequence ATGATGGATAGTGACGAATTTGAACATGGCGGTCAGGAGGCCGCGCCGATCGACATGCTGGCCGCCTATTTCGAGGCACATGGCTGGAGCTTCGAACAGGTCGGCGAGGATGAGATTGTCGCGAACACCCAGGGTAGCTGGGCGCAATATGAACTGCGCGGCATCTGGCGCGACGAGGATCAGGTGCTTCAGCTCCTCGCCATGCCCGACATCCGGGTGAGCGAGGACAAGCGCGGCACCGTCTATGAAACGCTGGGCCTCATCAACGAGCAGCTCTGGATCGGCCATTTCGAACTCTGGTCGTCCAGCGGCATCGTGTTGTTCCGCCACGGCGCACTGCTGGGCGCGGGCGGCACGCTGACGCTGGATCAGGCGCAGTTGCTGGTCGAAACCGCGATCGATGAATGCGAACGCTTCTACCCGGTGTTCCAGTTCGTTCTGTGGGGTGGTAAAAGTCCCAGCGAGGCGATCTCCG
- a CDS encoding efflux RND transporter permease subunit: MQLSDLSVRRPVFAAVVAVLLCIVGVVGWMSLSVREYPDTDPPIVSVETTYTGAAASVVETRITQLIEDAVAGVQGIQTITSTSQDGTSNINIEFDPSRDIDSAANDVRDRVGSVVEDLPEDALAPEIRKVDSDARSILFLAFSRPGWSPIRISDYLDRTVADRFAAIDGVARVTIGGEARPSTRIWFNAEKLAAFGLTPADVEAALRTQNVELPAGRFESKDQNQTLRVERPFATPDQFAQLVVGRGADGYLVKLGDVARIEEGAENPYSSFRSNQGTAIGIGIIRQSGANTLEVAQKAKALLEELKPTLPQGMRVAIGTDESLFIERAIDNVYDTLIEAALLVILVIFLFLGSVRATIIPAVTVPICLLATCAVMWLLGLSINLLTLLAFVLAIGLVVDDAIVVLENVYHRVEQGDDPLVAAYLGTRQVGFAIISTTLVVCAVFVPVMFLAGQTGLLFRELAIAMIAAIAFSGFISLSLAPMLCSKLLKNAERGRLARWIDDRFQRLERGYARWLDGALRKPLLPLLGVLLFLGVAGFFFTRLPTELAPAEDTGVVEAQISAPEGTGFARMMAYMKKIEDDLAFLRKDGTLQNLVIRTPAGFGTTDDFNGGNVIAFLRPWEDRSITTSEVATIINRVIADQPGVRGNAAPRSGLGRGRGLPVNIVLAGSTYEGLVAARDRIMAAAAAYPGLINVDSDYKETKPQMRIETDLQRAGDLGVSVNDVSQALQSLLGSRRVTTYVDRGEEYRVLVQAEEEGRRTKADLERINVRSRTGALVPLSALVTIREVAGPRQLNRYNKLRAITLTAALAPGTSLGEALSFLEDQARQSPEVLAIGYRGESQSLRETGGSIWLVFGLTILLVYLLLAAQFESFVHPGVIIATVPLAVAGGALGLAITGGSINLYSQIGIVMLVGLAAKNGILIVEFANQLRDEGLEIAEAIREAAKRRLRPILMTSIATVIGAVPLVLRGGAGAAARHSIGVVVVFGVSLATLITLFLIPIFYSRVAKRTVSPQTVSRKLDSALKDSPEPAE; the protein is encoded by the coding sequence ATGCAGCTTTCCGACCTTTCCGTCCGCCGCCCCGTTTTCGCCGCCGTCGTCGCGGTGCTGCTCTGTATCGTCGGCGTGGTTGGCTGGATGAGCCTGTCGGTGCGCGAATATCCCGACACCGACCCGCCGATCGTATCGGTTGAAACCACCTATACCGGCGCGGCGGCGTCGGTTGTGGAAACCCGCATCACCCAGTTGATCGAGGATGCGGTCGCGGGTGTGCAGGGCATCCAGACCATCACCTCGACCTCGCAGGACGGCACGTCCAACATCAATATCGAATTCGACCCCTCGCGCGACATCGACAGCGCCGCCAATGACGTGCGCGACCGGGTGGGTTCGGTGGTGGAGGATCTGCCGGAAGACGCGCTGGCGCCGGAAATCCGCAAGGTGGATTCCGATGCCCGTTCCATCCTCTTCCTCGCCTTTTCCCGCCCCGGCTGGTCGCCGATCCGGATCAGCGACTATCTTGACCGCACCGTCGCCGACCGTTTCGCCGCGATCGACGGGGTGGCGCGCGTCACCATCGGTGGCGAGGCGCGGCCCTCCACCCGTATCTGGTTCAACGCGGAAAAGCTGGCCGCCTTCGGCCTGACCCCCGCCGATGTCGAGGCGGCGCTGCGTACCCAGAATGTCGAGCTGCCCGCCGGTCGCTTCGAATCGAAGGACCAGAACCAGACGTTGCGCGTCGAACGGCCCTTCGCCACGCCCGATCAGTTCGCGCAACTGGTCGTCGGCCGGGGCGCGGATGGCTATCTGGTGAAGCTGGGCGATGTCGCCCGGATCGAGGAGGGGGCGGAGAATCCCTATAGCAGCTTCCGGTCCAACCAGGGCACGGCGATCGGCATCGGCATCATCCGCCAGTCGGGCGCCAACACGCTGGAAGTGGCGCAGAAGGCGAAGGCGCTGCTCGAAGAGCTGAAGCCCACCCTGCCGCAGGGGATGCGCGTTGCCATCGGCACCGACGAATCGCTGTTCATCGAACGGGCGATCGACAATGTCTATGACACGCTGATCGAGGCGGCGCTGCTCGTCATCCTCGTCATCTTCCTGTTCCTGGGATCGGTGCGCGCGACGATCATCCCGGCGGTGACGGTGCCGATCTGCCTGCTCGCCACCTGTGCGGTGATGTGGCTGCTGGGCCTGTCGATCAATCTGCTGACCCTGCTCGCCTTCGTCCTCGCCATCGGCCTGGTGGTGGACGACGCCATCGTCGTGCTGGAAAATGTCTATCACCGCGTCGAACAGGGCGACGATCCGCTGGTCGCCGCCTATCTTGGCACGCGGCAGGTGGGCTTCGCCATCATCTCGACCACCTTGGTCGTCTGCGCCGTGTTCGTGCCGGTCATGTTCCTGGCGGGCCAGACCGGCCTGCTCTTCCGCGAACTCGCCATCGCGATGATCGCGGCGATTGCTTTCTCCGGTTTCATCTCGCTCAGTCTCGCGCCGATGCTCTGTTCGAAGCTGCTCAAAAATGCCGAACGTGGGCGGCTGGCGCGCTGGATCGACGATCGGTTCCAGCGGCTGGAAAGGGGCTATGCGCGCTGGCTGGACGGTGCGCTGAGGAAGCCGTTGCTGCCGCTGCTGGGCGTGCTGCTGTTCCTGGGCGTGGCGGGTTTCTTTTTCACCCGCCTGCCGACCGAACTGGCGCCCGCCGAAGATACCGGTGTGGTCGAAGCGCAGATCAGCGCGCCCGAAGGCACCGGCTTCGCCCGGATGATGGCCTATATGAAGAAGATCGAGGATGATCTCGCCTTCCTGCGCAAGGACGGGACGCTCCAGAATCTCGTCATCCGTACGCCTGCGGGCTTCGGCACGACCGACGATTTCAACGGCGGCAACGTCATCGCCTTCCTCCGCCCCTGGGAGGATCGCAGCATCACCACGAGCGAGGTCGCGACCATCATCAACCGGGTGATCGCCGATCAGCCGGGCGTGCGTGGTAACGCCGCGCCGCGATCGGGGCTGGGCCGCGGGCGTGGCCTGCCGGTCAATATCGTGCTGGCCGGTTCCACCTATGAAGGGCTGGTCGCCGCGCGTGACCGGATCATGGCCGCCGCTGCCGCCTATCCTGGCCTCATCAACGTGGACAGCGACTATAAGGAAACCAAGCCGCAGATGCGGATCGAAACCGATCTGCAGCGCGCCGGCGACCTGGGCGTGTCGGTCAACGACGTCAGCCAGGCGCTGCAAAGCCTGCTCGGTTCGCGCCGCGTCACCACCTATGTCGACCGGGGCGAGGAGTATCGCGTGCTGGTGCAGGCGGAGGAGGAAGGCCGCCGGACCAAAGCCGATCTGGAACGGATCAACGTGCGCAGCCGTACCGGCGCGCTGGTGCCGTTGTCGGCGCTGGTCACGATCCGCGAAGTGGCGGGGCCGCGCCAGCTCAACCGCTACAACAAACTGCGCGCCATCACCCTGACGGCGGCGCTGGCGCCCGGCACCTCGCTGGGCGAGGCGTTGAGCTTCCTGGAGGATCAGGCGCGTCAGTCCCCCGAAGTGCTGGCGATCGGCTATCGCGGTGAAAGCCAGTCGCTGCGGGAAACCGGCGGGTCGATCTGGCTGGTCTTCGGCCTCACCATCCTGCTGGTCTATCTGCTGCTCGCCGCCCAGTTCGAAAGTTTCGTCCATCCCGGCGTCATTATCGCCACCGTGCCGCTGGCGGTGGCGGGCGGCGCATTGGGGCTGGCGATCACAGGGGGATCGATCAATCTCTATAGCCAGATCGGCATCGTCATGCTGGTGGGTCTGGCGGCCAAGAACGGCATATTGATCGTCGAGTTCGCCAACCAGTTGCGTGACGAGGGGCTGGAGATTGCCGAAGCGATCCGCGAAGCGGCGAAACGCCGCCTGCGCCCGATCCTGATGACCTCGATCGCGACCGTGATCGGCGCGGTGCCGCTGGTTCTGCGCGGCGGGGCGGGGGCGGCGGCGCGCCATTCGATCGGCGTGGTGGTGGTGTTCGGCGTCAGCCTGGCGACGCTTATCACGCTCTTCCTGATCCCGATCTTCTATTCGCGCGTTGCCAAGCGCACGGTTTCTCCGCAAACCGTCAGCCGTAAACTGGATTCGGCGCTCAAGGATTCACCCGAACCGGCCGAGTGA
- a CDS encoding efflux RND transporter periplasmic adaptor subunit: MRSFLPVILTALCLAGCNGEKQQKPRAVPLVEASPIAPASFTDNVEAVGTALANEQVVLSAPVTERITALNFADGGFVAKGQVIATLAIGQEKAELASAEATALQAGQQLQRIQALKARGFATGATLEQQTALASAARANADLARASIGDRIIRAPFAGWVSLRTVSPGAIVTAGTPIATVSDISRIKLDFTVPETRLSMLREGMPIKAVSAAWPDRPFNGVIATIDPVIDPATRAVRVRAILPNPDKALKPGMLLTVSVLARQRQSLAVPELAVIGDGDERFVFVIEDRIAKRVKVNTGIRQNGLVEITSGITPGQTVVTEGVVKLTDGVTVRLAGDKSKAAGSKSAG; encoded by the coding sequence ATGCGTTCGTTCCTGCCCGTCATTCTCACAGCCCTTTGCCTTGCCGGTTGTAACGGCGAGAAGCAGCAGAAACCGCGCGCCGTGCCGCTGGTGGAAGCCAGCCCGATCGCGCCCGCCAGCTTCACCGATAATGTGGAGGCGGTCGGCACCGCGCTCGCCAATGAGCAGGTGGTGCTTTCCGCGCCGGTGACGGAGCGGATCACCGCGCTCAACTTCGCAGATGGCGGCTTCGTGGCGAAGGGGCAAGTGATCGCCACGCTCGCCATCGGCCAGGAAAAGGCCGAGCTCGCCTCGGCCGAGGCTACCGCGCTACAGGCGGGCCAGCAGCTTCAGCGTATCCAGGCATTGAAGGCGCGCGGCTTTGCCACCGGCGCGACGCTGGAGCAGCAGACGGCGCTCGCCAGTGCCGCCCGCGCCAATGCGGACCTCGCCCGTGCCTCGATCGGCGACCGTATCATCCGCGCGCCCTTTGCCGGCTGGGTCTCCTTGCGCACCGTGTCGCCTGGCGCGATCGTCACCGCCGGTACGCCGATCGCCACCGTCAGCGACATCAGCCGGATCAAGCTGGACTTCACTGTCCCCGAAACCCGCCTGTCGATGCTTCGCGAAGGAATGCCGATCAAGGCCGTTTCCGCCGCCTGGCCCGACCGGCCGTTCAACGGCGTCATCGCCACCATCGACCCGGTGATCGACCCCGCGACCCGCGCGGTCCGGGTACGCGCCATCCTGCCCAATCCCGACAAGGCGCTGAAACCCGGTATGCTCCTGACCGTCAGCGTGCTCGCGCGCCAGCGTCAGTCGCTTGCCGTACCGGAACTGGCGGTGATCGGCGACGGCGATGAACGTTTCGTCTTCGTCATCGAGGACCGCATCGCCAAGCGGGTGAAGGTCAACACCGGCATCCGCCAGAACGGCCTGGTGGAAATCACCAGCGGGATAACGCCCGGCCAGACCGTCGTGACCGAAGGTGTCGTCAAGCTGACCGATGGCGTGACCGTGCGTCTGGCGGGGGACAAGTCCAAGGCCGCCGGCTCCAAGAGCGCCGGTTAA
- a CDS encoding alkaline phosphatase family protein yields MMKKVAAALLLATAMPVVAQSPTPAAAPATVSATPPKLIVAISVDQFSADLFSEYRQYYSGGLKRLTTEGAVFPRGYQSHAATETCPGHSTILTGSRPSRTGIIANNWFDLNAKRADKNIYCAEDENQPGSSSDNYVASPIHLKVPTLGGRMKAANPATRVVSVAGKDRAAIMMGGGTADQVWWLGGAQGYVSYKGIATPPLVAKVNEVFAQRLAQPNPGFELPAQCVSKDFPVQAGNRTVGTGRFAREAGDYKGFRISPEQDAMTLAFAAAAIENMDLGKQAQTDIISIGLSATDYVGHTYGTEGTESCIQVDRLDTELGAFFDRLDKDGIDYVVVLTADHGGHDLPERHRQNAMPMEQRVDMALTPKALNTAIAEKAGLPGKKVIWSDGPAGDLYFDKGLTAAQRARVEAETLKLLRAHPQVQVVFTKAEIAATPSPSGPPESWSLIQEARASFDPERSGDLLLLLKPRVMSIPEQAVMGAVATHGSPWDTDRRVPILFWRKGMRHFEQPLGVETVDIMPSLAALIHLPVPKGEIDGRCLDLVAGDGDSCAQ; encoded by the coding sequence ATGATGAAGAAAGTCGCCGCTGCCCTATTGCTCGCCACTGCCATGCCCGTCGTGGCGCAAAGCCCCACGCCGGCAGCAGCGCCCGCGACCGTCTCCGCGACCCCGCCAAAGCTGATCGTCGCGATCAGCGTGGACCAGTTTTCCGCGGACCTGTTCAGCGAATATCGCCAATATTATAGCGGCGGCCTCAAGCGCCTGACGACCGAGGGCGCGGTCTTTCCGCGCGGCTATCAGAGCCATGCCGCGACCGAGACCTGCCCCGGCCATTCGACCATCCTGACCGGCAGCCGCCCGTCGCGCACCGGCATCATCGCCAACAACTGGTTCGACCTGAACGCCAAGCGTGCAGACAAGAATATCTATTGCGCCGAGGATGAGAACCAGCCCGGCAGCAGCAGCGACAATTATGTCGCCTCTCCCATTCACCTGAAGGTGCCGACGCTGGGCGGCCGGATGAAGGCCGCCAATCCCGCGACCCGCGTCGTGTCGGTCGCGGGCAAGGATCGCGCGGCGATCATGATGGGCGGCGGGACCGCCGATCAGGTCTGGTGGCTCGGCGGCGCGCAAGGCTATGTCAGCTACAAGGGCATCGCCACCCCGCCGCTGGTCGCCAAGGTGAACGAAGTCTTCGCCCAGCGGCTCGCCCAGCCCAATCCCGGCTTCGAACTGCCCGCCCAGTGCGTGTCGAAGGATTTCCCGGTGCAGGCCGGCAACCGCACCGTCGGCACCGGCCGTTTCGCGCGCGAAGCAGGCGATTATAAGGGCTTCCGTATCTCGCCTGAGCAGGACGCCATGACCCTGGCCTTCGCCGCCGCCGCGATCGAGAATATGGACCTGGGCAAGCAGGCGCAGACCGACATCATCTCGATCGGCCTGTCGGCGACCGACTATGTCGGCCACACCTATGGCACCGAAGGCACCGAAAGCTGCATCCAGGTCGACCGGCTCGACACCGAACTGGGCGCCTTCTTCGACCGGCTGGACAAGGACGGGATCGACTATGTCGTGGTGCTGACCGCCGACCATGGCGGCCATGACCTGCCCGAACGCCACCGCCAGAACGCCATGCCGATGGAACAGCGCGTCGACATGGCGCTGACGCCCAAGGCGCTCAACACAGCCATCGCCGAAAAAGCGGGGTTACCCGGCAAGAAAGTGATCTGGAGCGATGGCCCTGCGGGCGACCTCTATTTCGACAAGGGGCTGACCGCCGCCCAGCGTGCGCGCGTGGAAGCCGAGACGCTCAAGCTGCTGCGCGCCCATCCCCAGGTGCAGGTGGTCTTCACCAAGGCGGAGATCGCCGCCACCCCCTCCCCCTCCGGCCCGCCGGAAAGCTGGAGCCTGATCCAGGAAGCGCGCGCCAGCTTCGACCCCGAACGATCGGGCGACCTGCTGCTGCTGCTCAAGCCGCGCGTCATGTCGATCCCCGAACAGGCGGTGATGGGCGCGGTCGCGACCCATGGATCGCCCTGGGACACGGATCGCCGCGTCCCGATCCTTTTCTGGCGCAAGGGAATGCGGCATTTCGAACAGCCGCTGGGTGTCGAGACGGTCGACATCATGCCTAGCCTCGCCGCGCTGATCCACCTGCCCGTGCCCAAAGGGGAGATTGACGGGCGTTGCCTGGATCTGGTCGCGGGCGATGGGGATAGTTGCGCGCAGTAA
- a CDS encoding protein-disulfide reductase DsbD domain-containing protein, translated as MRIFQVILMTLALLTGLSAAQAQSAFGGGTAHIAAQLDSESITPAPGKGTTIAFAMAPESGWHGYWENPGDAGLGMTVDWTLPKGVSVGPLRYPVPETLLISGLMNHVYEGPYAVLAALKVAPDVAPGTRLPVRVKAQWLACTDKVCVPESGELTLDLVAGDGTVAPAVRVRFDGWRTHLPRPLGSEAAYAVKDGKLRLSVPFPASAQASDIHLFPLAEGLARYAAPQSVTRQGDRLLIETDAGEGGKGGTVQAVLRTGDHVGFLLTARPGDVAAASGDSGGGSGQWSAILVALGGALLGGLLLNIMPCVFPILGLKAMKLAKAGGDERIVRREALAYTLGVILTCLALGGLLLGLRAAGTAVGWAFQLQDPRIILALLLLVTAIAFNLAGLFDLSAYGGGEGLAGKGGLAGSFWTGALIAFVATPCTGPFMAAAMGAALLLPLPAALAVFAGLGLGLALPFLLLAYVPALRNRLPKPGGWMGRFQKILAIPMFLTALGLAWLLGQQRGVSGMTIGLGAALLLALLLWWLGGRQRLGKGGGLIAAAAGIALLAGASFALPASAPAIAENSAEAVRFDVAKLADLRAANTPVFLYFTADWCLTCKANEAAAIDRAETRAAFKKAGVTVMIGDWTNADPAITRFLESQGRSGVPLYLWYAPGKDAQTLPQLLTPATLTGLVG; from the coding sequence ATGCGCATTTTTCAAGTCATATTGATGACGCTTGCCCTGCTGACGGGCCTGTCTGCCGCACAGGCGCAAAGCGCCTTTGGCGGCGGGACAGCGCATATCGCGGCACAACTCGACAGCGAAAGCATCACGCCCGCACCGGGCAAGGGCACGACCATCGCCTTCGCCATGGCGCCTGAGTCGGGCTGGCACGGCTATTGGGAAAATCCCGGCGACGCGGGCCTTGGCATGACCGTGGACTGGACACTGCCCAAGGGAGTGAGCGTCGGCCCGCTGCGTTATCCGGTGCCGGAGACATTGCTGATCTCTGGCCTGATGAACCATGTCTATGAAGGCCCCTATGCGGTGCTGGCGGCCCTGAAAGTCGCGCCCGATGTCGCGCCCGGCACCCGCCTGCCGGTGCGGGTCAAGGCGCAGTGGCTGGCCTGCACCGACAAGGTGTGCGTGCCTGAAAGCGGCGAACTGACGCTCGACCTGGTGGCGGGCGACGGCACTGTCGCGCCAGCCGTGCGCGTGCGCTTCGACGGTTGGCGCACCCATCTGCCCCGGCCGCTGGGGTCGGAAGCGGCTTATGCGGTGAAGGACGGCAAGCTGCGCCTGTCGGTGCCGTTCCCCGCCAGCGCGCAGGCGAGCGACATCCATCTCTTCCCGTTGGCCGAAGGGCTGGCCCGCTATGCCGCGCCGCAGAGCGTGACGCGGCAGGGCGATCGACTGCTGATCGAGACGGATGCGGGCGAGGGCGGCAAGGGTGGTACCGTTCAGGCGGTGCTGCGGACCGGCGATCATGTCGGATTCCTGCTGACGGCCAGGCCCGGCGACGTGGCTGCTGCGTCCGGCGACAGCGGGGGAGGCAGCGGCCAGTGGAGTGCGATCCTCGTGGCGCTGGGCGGGGCGCTGCTGGGCGGACTGCTGCTCAATATCATGCCCTGCGTCTTCCCGATCCTGGGCCTGAAAGCGATGAAGCTGGCTAAGGCGGGCGGCGATGAACGCATCGTGCGGCGGGAGGCGCTGGCCTATACGCTGGGCGTCATCCTGACCTGTCTGGCGCTAGGCGGCCTGTTGCTGGGCTTGCGCGCGGCGGGCACCGCAGTCGGCTGGGCGTTCCAGTTGCAAGACCCGCGCATCATCCTGGCGCTGCTGCTGCTGGTGACGGCGATCGCCTTCAACCTCGCCGGTCTGTTCGACCTGAGCGCCTATGGCGGTGGCGAAGGATTGGCGGGCAAGGGCGGACTGGCCGGTTCCTTCTGGACCGGCGCACTGATCGCCTTCGTCGCCACGCCCTGCACCGGCCCCTTCATGGCGGCGGCGATGGGGGCGGCGCTGTTGCTGCCCCTGCCTGCCGCGCTGGCAGTATTCGCCGGGCTGGGGCTTGGGCTGGCGTTGCCCTTCCTGCTGCTCGCCTATGTTCCGGCTCTTCGCAATCGTTTGCCTAAGCCGGGCGGCTGGATGGGCCGTTTCCAGAAGATCCTCGCCATCCCCATGTTCCTGACCGCGCTGGGCCTTGCATGGCTGCTGGGGCAGCAACGCGGTGTGTCGGGCATGACGATCGGCCTTGGCGCGGCGCTGCTGCTGGCGCTGTTGCTGTGGTGGCTTGGCGGTCGCCAGCGACTGGGCAAGGGCGGCGGGCTGATCGCCGCAGCAGCGGGCATTGCCCTGCTCGCCGGCGCGAGTTTTGCCCTGCCGGCCAGCGCGCCCGCCATCGCCGAAAACAGCGCCGAAGCTGTCCGCTTCGATGTCGCGAAACTCGCCGATCTGCGCGCCGCCAACACACCGGTCTTCCTCTATTTCACCGCCGACTGGTGCCTGACCTGCAAGGCGAACGAGGCCGCCGCCATCGATCGCGCCGAAACCCGCGCCGCCTTCAAAAAAGCGGGCGTCACGGTGATGATCGGCGACTGGACCAATGCCGATCCTGCCATCACCCGTTTCCTCGAAAGTCAGGGCCGGTCGGGCGTGCCGCTCTATCTCTGGTATGCGCCGGGCAAGGATGCCCAGACCCTGCCGCAATTGTTGACTCCTGCTACGCTTACGGGCCTTGTCGGCTGA
- a CDS encoding TlyA family RNA methyltransferase: MAKVRADQLLVDSGLAESRARAQALILAGLVFLGDRKIEKAGQQVPEGTELDVRGRDHPWVSRGGIKLAHALEEFAIDVTGMVAIDVGSSTGGFTDVLLTHGATKVYAVDSGTNQLAWKLRSDDRVIVHEQTSARILTDAHIPETVDIIVCDASFISLAKVLEKPITFARPGAHLVALIKPQFEARREEVGKNGVVRDPAVHDRVCAEVQDWVRTQGWAVSSLTQSPITGPQGNVEFLIHARLGG; the protein is encoded by the coding sequence ATGGCCAAGGTGCGGGCGGACCAGTTGCTGGTCGATTCCGGCCTCGCCGAAAGCCGGGCGCGGGCGCAGGCGCTGATCCTCGCCGGCCTCGTCTTCCTGGGCGACAGGAAGATCGAGAAGGCCGGGCAGCAGGTGCCCGAAGGCACGGAGCTGGACGTACGCGGCCGCGACCATCCCTGGGTGTCGCGGGGCGGTATCAAGCTCGCCCACGCGCTGGAAGAGTTCGCGATCGACGTGACCGGCATGGTCGCGATCGACGTCGGTTCCTCGACCGGCGGTTTTACCGATGTGCTGCTGACCCATGGCGCGACGAAGGTCTATGCCGTGGACAGCGGCACCAACCAGCTTGCGTGGAAACTGCGCTCCGACGATCGGGTGATCGTCCATGAACAGACCAGCGCCCGCATCCTGACCGACGCCCATATCCCGGAAACCGTCGACATCATCGTTTGCGACGCCAGCTTCATCAGTCTTGCCAAAGTGCTGGAAAAGCCGATCACTTTCGCCCGGCCCGGCGCCCATCTGGTCGCGCTCATCAAGCCGCAGTTCGAAGCGCGGCGCGAGGAAGTGGGCAAGAATGGCGTGGTGCGCGATCCCGCCGTGCATGACCGGGTCTGCGCCGAAGTGCAGGACTGGGTTCGGACCCAGGGCTGGGCTGTCTCCAGCTTGACGCAAAGTCCGATTACCGGGCCGCAGGGCAATGTCGAATTTCTTATCCATGCGCGGCTTGGTGGATAA